ctaGTGTGCCTTATCAAGCACGTCTTCACATGGAATCTTttaccacaaactgagcaggcaaaaggtttctcaccatcGTGTGTTCTTGCGTGCCTTATTAAACATGTTTTCACAGTGAAACTTTTACCACAAACTGGGCAGACAAATGGCTTctccccagtgtgtgttcttgtgtgtatTCTTAGACTTCCCTTCAAAGAAAAAGCTTTGCCACAAACCGAACAGGCAAAAGGTTTTTCACCAGTATGTGTTCTTGTGTGCGTTTTTAAATCTGCCTTTATACAGAATCTTTTGTCACAAACTACACAGGAAAATGGTTTCTCCCCAGTGTGTATTCGTGTGTGTTTTATCAAATATGAACGTCTTCCGAAACTTAAGTTGCAGACTGAGCAGACAAAGggtttctctccagtgtgAATTCTCATGTGATTTGTTAAGCTACTCTTATGCGTTACTTTCAGGCCACAAagtgagcaggaaaaaggtttctccttAGTGTGCATCCGCATGTGTATGTTCAAATGTCCCTTAtgagcaaatgtttttgcacaagctgAGCAGGCAAAAGGCTTCTCTAGATTGTGACTTATCGTGTGTCTTTTCAACTGTGACttgttgaaaaatgttttgtcacaCTGAGGACATTTTATGGATTTGTTATCAAGGTGACATGAGACATCACCTTTAGCGTGTTCAACGtcaccaccatcatcatcagtgTCAGGAGTGTGTGACCTATCACTCTCTGATAGTGGAGCCAAGAGGCCATCTTCTTGGGGTCTTTGACAGTCTTCTCTTTCATCCTCATCATTATGATCATCTTCTTCACACTTGGCTGTCAATGGAAACTCTGTGATATGTAACTCCAGCTCTTCCTCTTTAATAAGAAGTGACTCTGGCCCTTCTTCCCTTTTGACGTGGGAGGGCCCCTCCTCTTTATTGGAAAAGAGATCTGGCTCCTGCAGGTCTGGTTGAAGATCTTCTGTGACGTCTGCAAAACACGGAGTCAAATAAACCACTAAATGTCGTCCATCCACTTCACAGTTCTTgacataaatacataatactttaaatgttttcaagTACTGCAGCTGAAAACAACGTAGGCCTCCAACACAACCCAGATTGATAATAATTCAGAAACAGTTATGTTGTAAGGATGAAAAGTGAGTACATCATTTAGGCTATGAAGTGAACAAACCGTGTAAAACATCGTGAGGCTTCTCGAAGACAGCGTCCAGTCGTTGACGCTCGTTATCCTCTTTTATTCCACAAAAGCCCTCCTCGTACTCTTCTTTCACCATTTTTGCGCACATGTTCCTAAATAATAACAAGACAGTCACACTTGATCTCTGCTTAGCTAATTGTTAATGATAAGCGCGACCCTTTTGTTATGGGCTAGCAAGCAAAGCTAAACTAGCCAGGGAAGCTTTACGCGCACTGAGAATGGGCTTTTCGTACACGAAGATCGAATCATGATTATTTTCCTCCAGGTAAGCAGACGTACTCTGTCGAGGCTTCAGTACATTGAGTACTAATTCAGAATTATTTCGTGAAGCGGATTTGGTCACCCTGGATGGACACGGAAGTAGAGCGACAGAAGAAGTACGGAAGAAGCGGAAGTGACGCAAGACGTGCCGCGGCCCTGAACTACTGCTGTTAGTTCACGTGGAGGTACCGTGAAACAAGTTTGGATGTAGATCCGTACACATATTGAGTCAGCTTATAAAATGACTCTCCCAGGCTCATTCTGAACACGATCAAGCTTCGACGCAGTATGTTAATAAAGTAACAATAGAGTAACAAGTCTTCCTAGCAGGAATTATACTTGTCTACTCGGTGCACGTTGCAGCTTCTCGAGCTAGCTATCGTAGTTAGCTTGCCAGGCGCTAACAAAAATACGCGTTTGACACATCGCTTAAAGATCAAGCGTGAATTGATGTGGTTagtgtgtgaaaatgtgtaCAAGAATGTCAGCGGGGGAACTTTCTCGAGCAAAAGACGACGACGAGCTGCAACCACAGGACGCTGTTTTGAAGACACCTCCAGGTACGTTGCACAGAGCGGGTTTGttcactttttacttttattatagCTCCATTCGTGCAGTTTTGAAGTTAACCAAGCAATTAGTTTGACTCAAATTTAATGACTCGTTAAATGGCTCTATCAATTCGTGAGGTCAATAATAAGGTGGTAGTATTTGCGTCAGTTGGGAATGTGAATTTCCATACTTTGCATAAGGGcatttacagtacagtatCTTCACATTTTACAAGCATGGGTCCCAATTCATGAGCACTAGGGACACCGGGTTCATATTAGACCGATACTCTCCCAGTTAGCAAGGTTCTGCTTTGAAGTCATTCGTGACCCTTTCCGACTTACTGGTTGTAAGTGAagaaatgacttttttctAGGAGTTAGCACAGTCTGCCGATGGATTCATTTTGTGAAGTGCTACTGTTTCTGTTTGACATCAGTATTTATTCTGCTATTTTTATACACTAGTGTCAGAAACCTGTTTGCAAATGACTGCAATGAATACTGTTGGTgggctagctagctagattTACCTGGTTTAGATCAAGAATGACACAATGCTCTTTTCTGacctttttacttttccataCTTCTCATTTAGGCCAGATGCCCTATGTGACACAACCCCTATAATAATCTGTTATTATGCGCGTCTGCAGACTTCATTGAAGAATATCTTCGTCCTGAGAGGCAGGTGCCAGAGCATCCCCATGTTCAAgaggaaaaggaggaagaggagccaGAGACACCCAACATTAAAGAGGAAGACGGGCCTTGGACTACCCAAATTAAAACAGAAGAGGATTCAGGGCCCTCGCTcattaaagaggaagagcAAGAGGCTGATATCACCAACTTTCCATTAACTGTCATTGTCAAGCGTGAAGATGATGAAGGTGATGGGGACTGCTGTGGAGGATCACAATCAGACAGCCTCTTAGCCCCACCATTAGATAGTGGTGACATCACGTCACACTCTCCTCacactgatgatgatgatgacaagaaACACTCGACAGGTGATATGACATGTCATACTGACAACAAGTGTTGTGAGTGTGGGAAAACCTATATTTCAAAGTATACTTTAAAAGTACACATGAGACTACACAGTGGAGAGAAACATTTtacctgctcagtttgtgccAAAAGATTCCATATGAAGACAGATCTAATGAGGCACAcgagaacacacactggagagaaaccttttgtCTGCCTTGTTTGCGGTCAAAGATTCTCTTTCAGCGTAAGTTtaagaaggcacaaaagaaTACACACAGGGGAAAAACCTTTTTCTTGCCCCGTTTGTGGTAAAAGGTTCTCTGAAAAGGGACATTtaagaacacacacaagaactcacactggagagaaaccttttgccTGCCCAGTGTGTGGTCAGAGATTCTCTGTAAAAGCAAGTTTAATTAACcatacaaaaatacacactggagacaaatgttttgtctgctcagtttgtggtgaACGATTCTCTGTAAAGGAACATTTAATTCAACACACGGCAACGCACCTGGAAGATAAACCTTttgcctgctcagtttgtggccaaagatttgCTCTGAAGGCAGATTCCATCAGGCACACAAGAATACACACTGGGGAGAAACAGTTTTCGTGCTCCGTTTGCGGTAAAAGATTTGCTCAGAAGGGACATTTAGGAAGACACGCCAGAGCACACACTGGTGAAAAGCCATTCAGTTGCCATGTGTGTGATAAAAAATTCTCTCGTAAAGATAATGTGAAGAAGCACAAGTGTGCTGGTGAGACGAGCAGCAGTCAATGAAGATTTTGACTTGTGGGCTGATGTCATTGCCTTTGTGGTAAGCTTTAGAAATGTACCACTGAGAGCTTTAGCCCCTGCCTAATTGGCTCTCATTTCACTCACGCCAACAAATTCACTGGTCTTTCTCCATAAAACATTTGTTGGCAAGATCCCACCCTATCATTGTTCTCACCATGCTATACATGTAACATAATGTATTATATAAAGTATGTAACTACAATGtattatgttttataaatATGTAGCTGTGCGGTGACTTTAGTTTATATTGCACTGCTCACGTGTGTAGGTCTGTTGATATGTTGACACTATCTGCAAATTCTTTATCCAAACTTAGAAACAGAATGCACGATGCACTCCAAAATTAGTGTATTTGTGGAAggttttttggggttttttaaattattgtgtactgtctatgtgtgtgtgagcacatttctattttttaaatgtaagtaaGATCAATCAGCTATTTTACATCGACTTGGgttgtcttgttttattaaataaacTTTAATTAGGGGTGAATCGTTGTCGTGGGCAGGTCATACAGGAGACGAAGATTGACAGTCCATCCTCTCGCATCGCCCCTTTGTCAATGTTTTGGTCTCCTCGACGGGACGTCCCATGAGAGGAGCGAACTTGGAAACAGAAGAACGCACCTTAATGACGTGTCTTGTCGCATGATGTACATGCAGCCggtgtttgtttacatctgGTTGTTTACATCCGGAGCCGAGTGCGCCGCTTTTTATGCTCCGGGTAGGAACGCCGATTTCAAACTGGGTCATTTTGATCCACCTGCTTTATTGAATTGATCGATTAAACGAATTTGTATTTACTCTTCTTACCCTAGTAGAAACAATTTGGCTTGACATTTAGTTAATCGTGATAACCAGTTTTGAAATAGTCATAAATGAATGTAGACTCCATTCCATCCTACTTGATCAAGCTGCGCGCGCATCATTGAAGCAAAAACGACGGCCGAGACACGTGTGGCTgggaagatttttttattattattattgtgacgTGGTCGTAGTTTTTGAAtcgtttcaaagtagggttccattttcttctcaattcCAAGAGGAAATAGTCCATTTCAAAAAACCGGAGGCGCATGTTAAACAGACTGCATCGAGGACAACCGGTTGGCGGTGCTCCTTCCTATTTGGTAAGTTATCGTGGACATTTGCTTTAACTAAATTCTGTCTTGGAATGTTGAGAAAGTGATCAAAATTTGTGAACAAATGGCAAGGTGATTGCTACTAATGCTAACTAGTATCTGATCGTTTCAGTGAATTTCTAAAGAACGTCCTCATGGCATAAAGCTGCTGCAGTACCACAATGATTCCCACTATAGGAATAGTTTTGACCTGGTTGACTACAAACATGGTGCCTTGGACTTGATTTTTCATCTCATCAGACCATAGAATTCATCTCTTGGTGGACTACCATGTCACTGCAGTTGTAGATGATGCAGGACTGTGGCTTTCAAaacaacagatttttttttctgtgccttTCACCGGACAgtaaaaacacagaaagaCACTGAACGCTATCACTTTAAATgcgttgtactttattcaggATCTCAAATACACTTTTCTGTCTTAACCACTAATAGTCAGTTTCCTCCtgtatttctttaaaactTCACTGGTGACATTTGTGCCCCTTACCAGgcaatattttattatcacACACACTGCAACCGAATGTGTCCCCTTGATTTTGAGTTCTTGTGGATAATGTCCATTGTCAGTGAATCTTTTTTAGCAAAATGATCAGGCACGTGgtttgtctccagtgtgggttcttgtgtgtctTCTTAAGTTTCCCTTATCAGAAAATCTCTTGCCGCAAACTGAGCAGTCAAAAGGTTTATCTCCAGTGTGAGTTCTCATGTGTCTTCTCAAATGGCCCTTATGAGTGAATCGTTTACCACAAACCGAGCACACAATAGGCTTCTCTCCGGTGTGAGCTCTTGTGTGTAAAACTAAATTTCCCCTTTCAGAGAATCTTTTGCCGCAAACTGAGCAGTCAAAAGGTTTTTCGCCAGTGTGTGTTCTCGTGTGTAACAGCAGATTCCCCTTTTCAGAGAACCGTTTTCCACAAAGAGAGCAGTCAAAGGGCTTTTCTCCactgtgggttcttgtgtgttttcttaaaTCCCTCCCAAGATAGAATCTTTTACCACAATCTGAGCAGGCAAAAGGCTTTTCTCCACTGTGTGTTCTTTTGTGTAACTTTAAATAGCCCTTCTGAGTGAATCTTTTCTTGCATACTGGACATTCAAAAGGtttctccccagtgtgtgttgttgtgtggTTGATGAGACTTTTCTTTACAAAATACCTTTTACCACAAATTGTGCATTcaaaaggtttctctccagtgtgtgttcttgtgtgtgttttcaaatgcctcttttcagtgaaccttttaccacaaactgagcaggaaaaaggtttctctccgGTATGTGTTCTTGTGTGCGTTGTCATAGATTGTCTACGAGAGAAGCTTTTACCACAAACCGAGCAAacaaaaggtttctctccagtatgaactcgtgtgtgtgttgtcaaaTTTTGTCTACGAGAGAATCTTTTACCGCAAACCGTGCAGacaaaaggtttctctccGGTGTGACTCATCATGTGACTCTTTAGAACTGACTTGAAAACAAACGTTTTGTCACATTGGGAGCATTTCCAGTGTTTCTCCTTAGTGTGACAGGTCCCTTCACCTTTTGCGTgttcatcatcgtcatcagtATCAGAAGAGTGCAATGTTATGTCGTCACAATCTGATAGTGGTGGCAAAAGGTTGTCTGCTTGCAATCTTCTGCAGTGATCTCCGTCACCTTCAGCTGTCATGTGGTTAATTGAGCTGTTGCTTGCACCGCTGTTTTCCTCATGTTGACCTTTGTCTTCGTCATCATTCCTCACGGAAGGAACAGAGGTCAATGGCAACTGGCCAATATCCGCCTCCTGCGCTTCTTCTTTAATACGGGGGTGCTTCGACTCTTCCTCTTGAACGTCATCTGTACGGCAtaagacaaacacacattgtCCGGTGTCAGTTTTAACAAGTCTTAACACACTGCTCTTGAACACACCAACACGCGCCTCGCCGTTCAGAGGCTGCGGCATTCATGTGTGGAGTTGGCATGTTCTAAAATagcctttttaaaaacacaacatatGAGTATAACAACGCCTCACATTTAAACACAACACCGTGAAAAAGTAACgagaatatttttaaatgcaacgCAATTAACGAATGTAAA
The window above is part of the Syngnathus acus chromosome 3, fSynAcu1.2, whole genome shotgun sequence genome. Proteins encoded here:
- the LOC119120260 gene encoding zinc finger protein OZF-like isoform X1; its protein translation is MCTRRVKEEACEKEFAVTEDNERQRERQLDADFKRPQNVLHTTDDVQEEESKHPRIKEEAQEADIGQLPLTSVPSVRNDDEDKGQHEENSGASNSSINHMTAEGDGDHCRRLQADNLLPPLSDCDDITLHSSDTDDDDEHAKGEGTCHTKEKHWKCSQCDKTFVFKSVLKSHMMSHTGEKPFVCTVCGKRFSRRQNLTTHTRVHTGEKPFVCSVCGKSFSRRQSMTTHTRTHTGEKPFSCSVCGKRFTEKRHLKTHTRTHTGEKPFECTICGKRYFVKKSLINHTTTHTGEKPFECPVCKKRFTQKGYLKLHKRTHSGEKPFACSDCGKRFYLGRDLRKHTRTHSGEKPFDCSLCGKRFSEKGNLLLHTRTHTGEKPFDCSVCGKRFSERGNLVLHTRAHTGEKPIVCSVCGKRFTHKGHLRRHMRTHTGDKPFDCSVCGKRFSDKGNLRRHTRTHTGDKPRA
- the LOC119120269 gene encoding oocyte zinc finger protein XlCOF6.1-like → MCTRMSAGELSRAKDDDELQPQDAVLKTPPDFIEEYLRPERQVPEHPHVQEEKEEEEPETPNIKEEDGPWTTQIKTEEDSGPSLIKEEEQEADITNFPLTVIVKREDDEGDGDCCGGSQSDSLLAPPLDSGDITSHSPHTDDDDDKKHSTGDMTCHTDNKCCECGKTYISKYTLKVHMRLHSGEKHFTCSVCAKRFHMKTDLMRHTRTHTGEKPFVCLVCGQRFSFSVSLRRHKRIHTGEKPFSCPVCGKRFSEKGHLRTHTRTHTGEKPFACPVCGQRFSVKASLINHTKIHTGDKCFVCSVCGERFSVKEHLIQHTATHLEDKPFACSVCGQRFALKADSIRHTRIHTGEKQFSCSVCGKRFAQKGHLGRHARAHTGEKPFSCHVCDKKFSRKDNVKKHKCAGETSSSQ
- the LOC119120261 gene encoding zinc finger protein 501-like — translated: MCAKMVKEEYEEGFCGIKEDNERQRLDAVFEKPHDVLHDVTEDLQPDLQEPDLFSNKEEGPSHVKREEGPESLLIKEEELELHITEFPLTAKCEEDDHNDEDEREDCQRPQEDGLLAPLSESDRSHTPDTDDDGGDVEHAKGDVSCHLDNKSIKCPQCDKTFFNKSQLKRHTISHNLEKPFACSACAKTFAHKGHLNIHMRMHTKEKPFSCSLCGLKVTHKSSLTNHMRIHTGEKPFVCSVCNLSFGRRSYLIKHTRIHTGEKPFSCVVCDKRFCIKADLKTHTRTHTGEKPFACSVCGKAFSLKGSLRIHTRTHTGEKPFVCPVCGKSFTVKTCLIRHARTHDGEKPFACSVCGKRFHVKTCLIRHTRTHTGEKPFACTVCDLTFIDRTGLVRHTRTHTGEKLFACSVCGKSFTQRCILEKHTRIHTGEKPFSCSLCDKRFSRKDRVKRHKCAGEKTSGK